A genomic region of Solanum dulcamara chromosome 2, daSolDulc1.2, whole genome shotgun sequence contains the following coding sequences:
- the LOC129875742 gene encoding uncharacterized protein LOC129875742: protein MVLQNQLGLNKHQSYSHEKNYYADSSHGQMMRPSGYCSTMPFSHPTNNNHMMMGQHHSGYYESHGHGHGNYGSHGHMPHDSTNFSSSPTMVHSDGGYGGGMQQSSHAHMSSMSMGHHGRVHGHGHGYGGSHQNSYSQKTNWALKNLDD from the coding sequence ATGGTTCTCCAAAATCAACTTGGGTTGAACAAGCATCAATCATACTCTCACGAGAAAAACTACTATGCTGATAGCAGCCACGGCCAAATGATGAGGCCTTCAGGTTATTGTTCAACTATGCCATTTTCTCATCCCACTAACAATAATCACATGATGATGGGACAACACCATAGTGGATATTATGAAAGCCATGGTCATGGCCATGGCAACTATGGAAGTCATGGGCATATGCCACATGATTCAACCAACTTTTCAAGTAGCCCGACCATGGTCCATAGTGATGGTGGCTATGGTGGTGGAATGCAACAATCATCCCATGCCCATATGTCGTCCATGTCCATGGGACATCATGGTCGTGTTCATGGCCATGGGCATGGTTATGGTGGCAGTCACCAAAACAGCTACAGTCAAAAGACCAACTGGGCTCTCAAAAACTTGGATGATTAA